Genomic DNA from Acidobacteriota bacterium:
CGGGAGCGACAAGGTCTTTCTGACAGAGCGGGGTTCGTCGTTCGGGTATCAGAACCTGGTCGTCGACATGCGATCGTTTCCGATCATGCGGAGCTACGGCGCGCCGGTCGTATACGACATCACGCACTCGATGCAGCGGCCCGGTGGCGAGGGCACCTACACCGGTGGAACCCGGCAGTTCGCGCGGCCCCTCGCGCGCGCCGCAGCGGCGGTAGGGGTCGACGGCTTCTTCATGGAAGTCCATGACCGTCCTGATGAAGCGCTCTCGGACAAGACGACGCAGCTCGACATCGGAATCGCGCGCGGTGTCATCGAGGACATCCTCCGCATCCGCGAAGCGCTGGGCTAAACCAGCGCAGAGCCTTCACTCTTCTTTTCACTCTTCACTCTTCACTCTTCACTCTTCTCTTCCTCTTCACTCGTCTTCAGCAGTCTCTGGAGACGTGTCCATCGCCTGTTCGAAACCCGTCTCGAGATCGCCCGCCGCAAAGCTTCCTTTTGTCCGACGAGAACGACGAGCCGCTTCCCGCGAGTCACCGCGGTATAGATCAGATTTCTCTGAAGCATCACGTAATGCTGCATGGACAGCGGGACGATCACGGCCGGGTACTCCGAGCCCTGGGACTTGTGAATCGTCGAGGCGTAGGCGAGCACGAGCCGGTCGATCTCGTCGAAACCATAACGGACGCTCCGGCCCTCGAACTCGGCGACCAGTTCCTCCTCCTCCTCGTCGATCCGGCGGATCACGCCGATGTCTCCATTGAAGACTTCCTTGTCGTAATCGTTCTCGGTCTGCATGATCTTGTCGCCGGCGGTGTACCTCGAGCCATATCGCTCGATTCCTTCTTTTCGGGACCGCTCGTTGAGCGAGCGCTGCAGTACCGAATTGAGCGCCTCGACCCCCGAACCGCCCCGATTCATCGGAGTGAGCACCTGAATTTCGCGCAGCGGATCGAGACCGAATCTGCGTGGAATCCGATCGCTTACGAGGCGCCTGACCATATCGGCGATCGCCTCCGGCTCAGTCTCGACGAAAAAGAAGTCGCTGGCGTCTGAATCCGCCGTGTCGAATTGCGGCATGCGGCCCCGGTTGATCTCGTGAGCGCCGACGATGATGCTGCTCGTCTCCTTCTGCCGGAAGATCTCGGTGAGGCGCACAGCGGGAACTCTTCCCGATTCGATCACGTCTTCCAGAACTTTGCCGGGACCCACCGAGGGGAGCTGATCGACGTCGCCGACCAGCAGCAGCGCGGCGTGAGACGGGAGCGCTCTCACGAGCGAGTCCATCAGCGGCACGTCGACCATCGAGACCTCGTCGACGACGAGCAGATCGGCTTCGATCGGCCGGGTCTCGTTGCGCGTGAACTTTCCGGTTCTCGGGTTGATCTCGAGCAGCCGATGAATCGTCCTTGCCGAGAATCCCGTGCTGTCGGCCAGACGCCGGGCGGCCCGACCGGTCGGCGCGGCAAGCGCCACGTCGACCGCCTTCGCCGTGAGAATCCGGAGGATCGAATTGACGAGAGTCGTCTTGCCGACCCCGGGCCCGCCCGTGATCACAGCAACGCGCGACGCGAGAACCAGCGTGATCGCCTGGCGCTGCGAGGGAGAGAGGACAATCGAATTCTGTCGTTCGACCCATCCCATTGCAGCCTCGGCGTCGATATCCGGCCACGGCCGGCTCGAAGCCCCGGCCAGAGACGTGAGTGTTCCCGCGATCCGCTCCTCCGCGCGGTAGAGCCACGGAAGATAGATCATCGTTCCGTCCTCCAACGCCTCCTGCGCGAGATGGTTCCCGCCGAGCTCCATCTCCAGAGCCTCGGTCACCCTCGTCGGCTCGATCTCGAGCAGACTCACCGTCTTTTCGACCAGATCCTCCCGGGGAAGACCGCAATGACCCTGCGACATCGCCTCGGACAGGACATGGGTCAGGCCCGCTCTGGCCCTGAAGATCGAGCTCCGCTCGAAACCGAGACTCAGTGCAATCGCGTCGGCGCTCCTGAATCCGATCCCTCGAACATCGTCCGCGAGGCGGTATGGGTTGTTCTTGATCTCGGCGACGGCGTTTGCACCGTACTGATTCCAGATCCTTCGGATTCTCGCGGGTCCGACGCCATGTTCCTGAAGGAAGAGCATCAGGTCGCGAAGTCCTCTCGCTTCCTTCCAGCTCTTTGCGATCAAGCCGGCGCGTTTCCGTCCGATCCCCACGACCTGGGTCAGGCGTGCCGGATCCTCGTCGATCACCTCGAGGGTCGATTCGCCGAACCGCTGGACGATGAGCTTCGCAGTCGATGGACCGACTCCCTTCAGCAGCCCCGAGGCGAGAAGGCGCTCGATTCCGGAGCGCGTGGTCGGAACCCGGATCGAGACCGATTCCGCCTGAAACTGGACGCCATGTTTCGAATCGGTCCGCCACTCACCGCTCGCTTCGACCGTCTCACCCGGTGAGATGGGGGGGAGGTTCCCGACGATGGTCACGCGACTCGAACGGGCTCCGAGCGATCTCGCCTGGAGAACGGAGAATCCGGAGTCCTCCCCGTAGAAGGTCACCCGTTCGATCACAGCCGAGAGCTTCTCCATTCGCGGCTCAGTGTAGGAAAACGTGGGGCAGAGGCGCCACTACGGCGCCTCTTTTGCAGCCGCGCCCCTCATGCGAATGCCACGTCTGACTTCCTCGCTTGCGATCGTCGCTCTGGCCGTCTCGACTCTTTCATGCGCCTCGATGGCGCCGGCGCCCGACCCACCACCCGCCGATGCCCCTCCGCTCGTCGCGTGGTCCGCGACGCCGGATGCTCCGGCGATCCGGGTCGGAATCCAGACCGATGTCGCCAGTTTCGAGCTGCCCCGAATCCCGCGCGGATATGTTCTGACGCCGGACCCGGACGGCACCGCGGCGTGGAGCACTTATCGGGGTCTACAAGTAAGTGCTCCCGCGTCGGCAGGCGCCACCGTGCGCTGGGCAGTGCAGGTCTCGGCCACCCCCGCAGAGGAGGGAGCGAACGAGCTCGCCCGCGCGCTCGACGCCGGCGGCTACGGCCCCTCCACCGTTCTCTTCGACGCCGCCGCTGGACTGTACAAGGTTCTCGCGGGCGACTTTCCGACCGTAGAAGACGCCCAGCGGCTCAGCGCGCGACTCGGTAACGCGGGCTACCCGGATGAGGCGTTCGTCACTAAGCTCCCCGCGCGGGACCCTCTCGTCGAGCAGCTGCTCGTCACTGATGATGAAGGAAACGAGACGCTGATCGACGGCCGCACAATCTGGATCTCATCTTCGGCAGGCGATCCGATCGCGATCGGTGAGAGCAGATACAGAGGGGTGGTGATGGTCTACCTCAACGACCGCGCGCTTCTCAACGTCGTGAACGTTCTGAATCTCGAGGACTACGTCAAGGGCGTCGTTCCGAACGAAATGGGCCCGCGCGTCTACGACCAGATCGAAGCGCTGAAGGCGCAGGCACTCGCCGCACGAACCTACGCGGTGAGCAGAATGGGTCAGTTCGATCGCGAAGGATTCGACATCTGCCCGACCGCGGCCTGCCAGGTCTACGAGGGATTCTCGACCGAGCACGAATTGTCGAACCGCGCGGTGGAAGAAACCGCCGGGCTGATCATCACCTACGAAGGAAAGCCGATCGACGCACTCTACACCTCGACATGTGGCGGGGCGACCTCGGATGTCGATGTGATGTTCCCCGGACGAAGTGAGCCGTATCTGCGGGCGGCGGACTGTGTCGAGCTCGCGCTCGATTATGTTGCGGGACGGACCGAGTCTGCCATTCTCGACGACCGGCAGGTGCGTGGGCGCATTCTCCGATCGATCACCGGCTATCCCGACGATTCCCGCTTCAACGCCGCAGTCGTCTCCGGAAGGGTGAAGGGTGCCGCGCAAAAAGCAGGTCTCAGCCCTGCCGTCGGCAATCCACCGTCTTCGGTCAGCAGACGCGACGTCCTTCGACATCTCGCCACGGCACTCGGGTGGGATCGGATTCAGTCAGTACTGCTCCTCCCTGAGGACCGCGTCTATTTTTTCCCGCACGCGGAACAAGGATCGATCGAGGCCGGCGCTGCCGCGTTCATCAACAAATATCTCCGCGATGCCGCGCAGCCGATCGAGCGGCTCGACCTCTCGGCCCCGATCTCGGCCGACGAGCTCGACTCGATTCTTCTCGCCTGGCTCGAGGCACAAGGGGCAATCCAGAGAGTCCAGGGAAAGATCCACAGTATCGAGTCCCGCACGATCACTCTCGAGTTCGAGAATGAGCGTAAAACGTTCGCCCTTCCCTCAGGGTTGCCAATCTTCCGTCAGAGCGAGACGAGCTACCGGGAACATCGCGAGGTGCCCTATCTGGTGGGCGATCGCGTCACCGTCATCCACGATCGCGCGGGAACCGTCGCGGGCCTGATCATCCAGGCGAACTACGATGGCGCCGCCTTCGATCGGACGTCCAGCTTCTCGAGCTGGATCCG
This window encodes:
- a CDS encoding ATP-dependent RecD-like DNA helicase, which encodes MEKLSAVIERVTFYGEDSGFSVLQARSLGARSSRVTIVGNLPPISPGETVEASGEWRTDSKHGVQFQAESVSIRVPTTRSGIERLLASGLLKGVGPSTAKLIVQRFGESTLEVIDEDPARLTQVVGIGRKRAGLIAKSWKEARGLRDLMLFLQEHGVGPARIRRIWNQYGANAVAEIKNNPYRLADDVRGIGFRSADAIALSLGFERSSIFRARAGLTHVLSEAMSQGHCGLPREDLVEKTVSLLEIEPTRVTEALEMELGGNHLAQEALEDGTMIYLPWLYRAEERIAGTLTSLAGASSRPWPDIDAEAAMGWVERQNSIVLSPSQRQAITLVLASRVAVITGGPGVGKTTLVNSILRILTAKAVDVALAAPTGRAARRLADSTGFSARTIHRLLEINPRTGKFTRNETRPIEADLLVVDEVSMVDVPLMDSLVRALPSHAALLLVGDVDQLPSVGPGKVLEDVIESGRVPAVRLTEIFRQKETSSIIVGAHEINRGRMPQFDTADSDASDFFFVETEPEAIADMVRRLVSDRIPRRFGLDPLREIQVLTPMNRGGSGVEALNSVLQRSLNERSRKEGIERYGSRYTAGDKIMQTENDYDKEVFNGDIGVIRRIDEEEEELVAEFEGRSVRYGFDEIDRLVLAYASTIHKSQGSEYPAVIVPLSMQHYVMLQRNLIYTAVTRGKRLVVLVGQKEALRRAISRRVSNRRWTRLQRLLKTSEEEEKSEE